In the genome of Doryrhamphus excisus isolate RoL2022-K1 chromosome 11, RoL_Dexc_1.0, whole genome shotgun sequence, the window tagtgggcaagtgggtgaaatggctcttttcatagtaaaggttgccaacccctgttCTAGTGTAACCTTGAACTGTAGGAGTTCACTTTTGTCGTTAAAACTACAATTTATGACGAATAAAAGTCTGGTTAAAATGTATTACATCTGTGATTATCCCCACCCCAACCACACAGAAttcctctttatttatttattttaatgtttgacAACATTTTCCCTAGCAGCAGAGTTTCCTTTGTTCTGTCCAGCGTCATGCAGGGGCACTACTGCACACCTTACATTGACATGCAAATAGTGAAAATATTCTCCCAAACTTAAATGCGAAAGAGCTCATGTTGTCTTTGCTTAAACTACATTTTCAAGTGATGTCTAAGCAAGGAGAGCAAATGTGTCAGGGTGAAACATGGATGCTACATATAGAGTGGCGAGTGTTGTTGGCAAAGTCCGATATCCTAAAAGTGTCCTGGGAAGGAGAGGGCTTCTTGAAAACAAGGTCACCTGGAGCCAAAGCAGAGCTTGGTCACAGACGAAAAGAAGCTCTGGCTCTTATTGGGCTCGGGCTGATCTTTGAAGGCGTCCAGGTGGACTTTTAGGTGCTTGAAAACAGCGTCATCGAAAGATGGCTCATTCGCCACCGCGGCCTCAACCAGCTTGTCTGGAGAGGCATAGTCCACTAGGAGCTTCTTGACCACGGGCGTGATCACCTCCTCCAAGTTGGCCAAGGTTTGGATGTTGTCGATGTGCTGGGGGCTGATTTCCTCCATGGCCCTGGATGACAGATGCTCAATGACCGGGAGGAGGGCGTCTGTCTTCAGAGACTTCTTGGATTTGCTTGGGAGGCTCTGTCCCAGCTGCGCAGTCAGCGTGTAGGCCAGGAGTTGTGTCAGTTTTGCATTGAAGGAAGGGGTACGCTCCCACACAGGAGACAACTTCGACAATGGGCTTTTTGAAACATCTGTTCCCGACGTTGCTGGTATTTGGGGAGTGGCCAAACCCGACACTGCTGAGAAAGTCGTTTGAGAGTCCATTTTGGGAGATGTGTTGTCCTCCACCACAAGGAGCCTATTTTTGGGGGTTACCACCTTCTCGGCATCTTCGTCTGTGTTGAGGGCGGTCGCCACCAGTCTATTGATCTCGCTAACGGCACCGGACACTTCGTCGGCGTACGTCTCTTCATTTTGTGGTTCAGTCTCCATCCAGAGAACCAGCTGCTGCAAGAACTTCCAGACCGCGTCCTCCGTCATCGCATACAAGACTTCAGAAGAAAGGGTCTGACCGTCCCAATGTTTCTTACCTGGTCGCCCCCACAGGAGCGAGTCCATAAAAGGAGTGTTGGAACGGCTGGAGGGCACCTCGTATACTTCACTGTGACAAGACATGATGTACTCGTACACTTGAGAGGTGAGTTCTTCAGAAAAGCCCTTCAACTTCTCATCCATATAGCGCTTGATTTTGTTCTCAAGAGCTTCCGGCTCCATCTGGCTGAACTCATCGAACAGCTTGGCCACCCTGTCTTGGATGGACTCGAACTTCAACTCTGGACGCTGCGAAAGCCTGACATGTAAGGTGCTCGTCCGAAAGGCACCTTTGGTGTCCCCTCTGGAAGACTGTGCGTTCTTCTCATCTTGGTGCTCTGGCTTGAGGGCCACCACACATGCGTCTTGGTTCTTAAAGGCTCGTTTTAGTCCTCCCAGCATGCGTGAAAACTGCAAGCGTGCAAACTTGAAGAAGCGGAACCTGCGCTGTTTGACCTGACCATCCACGCTGGGCTTCTCCTGCGACTTGAAGAAATTCTTGACTTTGTTGGCGATCAGCTTCAGGTTGAGGTTTATGCGAGACAAGTGGCTTTCCATGCAGCCAGATGTGTCTCCTGAGCCCTGAGAGGGTTCCTGGATGATGCTCTTGGTGATGTCCATTGCCACCATCTGAGCGCTTTCTATGGCAACTGGGTCCACATCATCATTGGTCTTCTTGCCTTTGTTGCACCACTTTAAGAGGATACCCCTCACAGCGTCAGTCATGTCGTTCTTCTTCATGGTACAATGGCCACACAGCACCATGCATGGCGTACGCGCTCGAAGGAATGCCTGCCTCAAATACTCCACAGCCTGCCGAAAGATGGAGGACAGTGTGTCCACACTGGACATACTGCTGCGAATGAAGAGGGTGGGCTCCGACGGCCACTCTGTAGATCGCTGAGCCACGGAGAAGGCTGAGGTCACCCGATGTTTCACCTCCGACTCCACCAGTGTGGTGAGCTCCCCGGCACCCTCATACTTCTGTGGTGGGAGGTCGAGAGCCGCGGCGAAGGTCTCGGTGATGCACTCGCTCAGCTTTGGACTGCACCGGTCGATGGCATGATTTACCTGAGCCTGA includes:
- the LOC131137817 gene encoding uncharacterized protein LOC131137817, whose product is MEDKSFQRLDLIHEAVKTRFSQISAAQWTLLVAGTPDLQTKAILADTISDVIQKLSSEVMHRLLPAISDHLRGQESQAQKYEGAGELTTLVESEVKHRVTSAFSVAQRSTEWPSEPTLFIRSSMSSVDTLSSIFRQAVEYLRQAFLRARTPCMVLCGHCTMKKNDMTDAVRGILLKWCNKGKKTNDDVDPVAIESAQMVAMDITKSIIQEPSQGSGDTSGCMESHLSRINLNLKLIANKVKNFFKSQEKPSVDGQVKQRRFRFFKFARLQFSRMLGGLKRAFKNQDACVVALKPEHQDEKNAQSSRGDTKGAFRTSTLHVRLSQRPELKFESIQDRVAKLFDEFSQMEPEALENKIKRYMDEKLKGFSEELTSQVYEYIMSCHSEVYEVPSSRSNTPFMDSLLWGRPGKKHWDGQTLSSEVLYAMTEDAVWKFLQQLVLWMETEPQNEETYADEVSGAVSEINRLVATALNTDEDAEKVVTPKNRLLVVEDNTSPKMDSQTTFSAVSGLATPQIPATSGTDVSKSPLSKLSPVWERTPSFNAKLTQLLAYTLTAQLGQSLPSKSKKSLKTDALLPVIEHLSSRAMEEISPQHIDNIQTLANLEEVITPVVKKLLVDYASPDKLVEAAVANEPSFDDAVFKHLKVHLDAFKDQPEPNKSQSFFSSVTKLCFGSR